The Methanosarcina acetivorans C2A genome includes the window TCAAGGTTGTGGAAGACGGTTTTTATATAAGAGCCACCAAAGAAGGGGTTGAGTATGTGGACAGCTATGCAGTATGCTGCCCTATAAGCCCTGAAAAAGCTACTGCAACCTATTCCAACGGAGTCCTGAAAGTTACCGTACCTTATCAACAGCCTTTCGAAAAAGCAATGGACGTAAAAATTGAGTAAACGGATGTTTAAGAGATTTAACTTGCATAACCCTTGAGCAACTTTAACTTGCGTAACTTTTCTTATAGGAGGAGCATTTAATGGAGAATCCAGTTCCCAGGATAATAAAAACTCCAATTGTTGCCATGTATCATGATGATAAACATGAAAACCTCACTATAGAAATCGAACTTCCAGACGTCATGAACGAACATATAACTCTTGCGGTGCATGAAAACAGTTTTTACATTAAAGCCTACAGCGAAACTGTTGAATACCTGGGATCTTTTTTTCTGGACGGGCCCGTAGACCCGGAAAAAGCCGTTGCAGTAAACAGTAATGGGATGCTCACTATTAAAGTTCCATATAAAGAAGGATTTGCTTGCGCCAGATACATTCCTATAGACTGAAAGCTTGAAGATAAAAAAAGCACTGAAAGAGAAAAAAATCCTGAAAAGACTTAATTTTATATCTAATCAATTTTTATTATAATTAACTTGAATAGAATAAGCTATTTTGATCAATTTCTATTGCAAGAGGAGATACTATGAAAATTGTTAAGTGCAGCGATCTGGGGTTCAAATGTAACTTCATGGCTGCTGGTAATGAGCTTGAAGAAGTCGAAAAAGATATATTTGATCATATAGAAAAAGAACATAAAGAAGAACTTGACAAGATGTCCGAAGACGATATCGACCATCTGAAGCATCGCGTATCAACCCTTCTGGGAAGGAGCTGCGGTTGCGGTGCCCTCCATACTGATGACCTTTAAATCAATATTTACCCGGGTTTTCCCGGTACAGACTTTTTTCAGAATTTTTTTGTGAACACGATTTTTTTTGTGAACACGATTTTTTTTGTGAACACGATTTTTTTTGTGAACACGATTTTTTTTGTGAATACGATTTTTTTTGTGAATACGATTTTTTGTGAATAAGGTTCAGCAAAGAATAGAGCTCAGGCCGAAAGCCCTTATTCAATACTAAGAAGTTCGATCCTTATCCGAAATATTACTCATGAGAACATATACTCATGTATTAAGAACCCAGATCTGGTAATTAAGCAGCACCGCAAAACTGACCCAGAGAAGATAGGGAATAAGGAGATAGGAAGCTGTCTTTGAAACCTTCCAGAATTGTATAACCGTCAGCAGGATTGCAAGCCAGAGCAGGAGAATTTCAAGAAAGGCGAGATAAGGAGACTGCAGTCCGAAGAAAAGGAAAGACCAGAATATATTGAGGCCCAGCTGTAACCCGAAAAGAAAAAACCCCACCCTGACTTCTTTTTCCTGCAACCCCT containing:
- a CDS encoding DUF1059 domain-containing protein encodes the protein MKIVKCSDLGFKCNFMAAGNELEEVEKDIFDHIEKEHKEELDKMSEDDIDHLKHRVSTLLGRSCGCGALHTDDL
- a CDS encoding Hsp20/alpha crystallin family protein, with translation MENPVPRIIKTPIVAMYHDDKHENLTIEIELPDVMNEHITLAVHENSFYIKAYSETVEYLGSFFLDGPVDPEKAVAVNSNGMLTIKVPYKEGFACARYIPID
- a CDS encoding TspO/MBR family protein, giving the protein MSQKENVFRFLASIIICLLAGVVGSIFTSSSLESWYPLLEKPALNPPSRVFFPVWTALYILMGISLFLMWKKGLQEKEVRVGFFLFGLQLGLNIFWSFLFFGLQSPYLAFLEILLLWLAILLTVIQFWKVSKTASYLLIPYLLWVSFAVLLNYQIWVLNT
- a CDS encoding Hsp20/alpha crystallin family protein, translated to MAETLRLSPAICAYPDDTYENLKIEVVLPGVEKENISFKVVEDGFYIRATKEGVEYVDSYAVCCPISPEKATATYSNGVLKVTVPYQQPFEKAMDVKIE